A stretch of DNA from Lysinibacillus sp. B2A1:
AATATAGTCAGTCACTATTAGCTGTACGAAATCAACCACAACAGTCAATGCGAAGTCATTTGAAATTGGCGTTGACAAGTTTTGATGAATTAACAGATGCTTATCAAACCCTTGAGATTAGACACCGTGAGCTGCAAAATGAGCATGACAAACTAGTGAAATGGCTGCAACAAGGATATTCTTTAATGAAAGATTAAACGATAAATATAGAAAATGATGGATATTTCTCCTTTTTGAAGTGGTATGTTAAAAACTGTTTTCTGGCTATGCTAGTAAACAATTATCCATATTTTATCGTAAACAATCAGTCATTCCTGTATAATAGAAGAACCTGTATAGGAGGTGCCTTAGATATTTTCTAAGGCACCTCCTTCTGTAAAGCGGGAAAATGAATCATACATCTTTTTGTGGTAAAACTGTTTAAAAGGAGTTTCACATTACAAGAGTGATGCGGGAGGTGACGAAGTGTTGTGAAGATAGCGATTATTGGTGCAGGTGCAGTCGGTCAGCTAATGGCAAGCTTTTTTGCTGAGTCAGGTAGTACTGTAACATTGGTCTCTAGAAGGCAAGAACAGGTAGATGAGCTACGTGCAAATGATCTAACACGAATCAATGTTGATG
This window harbors:
- a CDS encoding transcriptional regulator, with product MELKKRKDQWTKEDDERLAEIVLHNVQNGKTQLEAFELAASELGRTKQACGFRWNKTLRGQYSQSLLAVRNQPQQSMRSHLKLALTSFDELTDAYQTLEIRHRELQNEHDKLVKWLQQGYSLMKD